Proteins from one Oscillatoria nigro-viridis PCC 7112 genomic window:
- a CDS encoding response regulator transcription factor: MIRILLVEDQDLIRSSLKALLETQPDLQIVGEANNGQRAIEQLEVLHTQFLPPDVVLMDIQMPIMDGVKATQHICQKYPDTKILILTTFNDTQYIAEAIRYGAKGYVLKDTPAAELVEAIHSIYKGYTQFGPGILEKMVAQAIAPKPNKLELPPGMTELTAREREVLLLIAKGSSNREIAQTLFLSEGTVRNHISHILARLNLRDRTQAALVANSFLTWLENSESSGSID, from the coding sequence AAAGCATTGTTGGAAACCCAGCCAGATTTACAAATTGTCGGGGAAGCAAACAACGGACAGCGGGCGATCGAACAACTCGAAGTATTGCATACCCAATTTTTACCGCCCGATGTCGTGCTGATGGATATCCAGATGCCGATTATGGATGGGGTGAAGGCAACTCAACACATCTGTCAGAAATATCCCGATACAAAAATTCTCATTTTGACGACATTTAACGACACCCAATATATTGCCGAAGCGATTCGCTATGGAGCCAAAGGATATGTCTTGAAGGATACGCCCGCAGCAGAATTAGTTGAAGCAATTCACAGCATTTATAAAGGTTACACTCAGTTTGGACCTGGCATTTTAGAAAAGATGGTAGCGCAGGCGATCGCGCCCAAACCAAACAAACTCGAACTGCCACCAGGCATGACAGAATTGACTGCTAGAGAACGAGAAGTGCTGCTGTTAATTGCTAAAGGGTCTAGCAATCGCGAAATTGCTCAAACATTATTTTTATCGGAAGGAACGGTCAGAAATCATATCAGTCATATTCTAGCGCGATTGAATTTGCGCGATCGAACTCAAGCGGCACTCGTTGCCAATTCCTTCCTTACTTGGTTGGAAAACTCCGAATCTTCTGGGTCGATCGACTAA
- a CDS encoding calcium-binding protein: MATGTNGNDALYSDRPSTNSWLRLPRLSYDPYLSGLAGNDSLYGGVRDDILSGGDGDDLLFGEGGNDTLNGGSGNDTMFGGAGDDLYSVDSIEDRVIEALNGGIDTVESSIESYRLGDNIENLILKGNTALWGTGNSLNNQMVGNGENNAFVGMEGNDSLWGNAGDDQLTGSSGDDLMVGGIGNDTYWVEDRGDRVVEDAESGTDAVFATVNYALSANVENLYLSPHSSAISGSGNALNNFIGLANTGSDRFGVSEQNLGLFGWDGDDTLEGGSGNDVLHGGTGNDLMRGGAGDDTYTADSLGDIVIEQPDNGIDTVLVIASYTLPDNVENLTVSSLWHEAIDGTGNSLNNVITANDGDNKLDGGDGDDTIYSEWGNDIVSGGNGNDVLFGTARMSELLSGNDADTLTGGAGDDRFAYTSFNFAYNISKNTGDIITDFANGNDVLDLRELLAGVYANAQYLIGDPIAQGFLRLVDVGGDTQVQIDSDGTETASGFTTLVTVKGIAPDGLKIGQNLLVPATTTIMPAPAPASVNAIELVPSL; this comes from the coding sequence ATGGCTACTGGAACAAATGGTAACGATGCTCTTTATTCCGATCGTCCTTCGACCAATTCTTGGTTGCGTCTTCCCCGGTTGTCATACGATCCCTATCTATCTGGACTCGCAGGGAATGACAGCCTGTATGGTGGAGTGCGCGATGACATTCTATCGGGAGGCGATGGCGACGATCTTCTGTTTGGGGAAGGTGGAAACGACACCTTAAACGGTGGCAGCGGCAACGACACGATGTTTGGTGGTGCAGGCGATGACCTTTACTCTGTCGATAGCATTGAAGATAGAGTCATCGAAGCTTTGAATGGCGGCATCGATACAGTGGAAAGTTCGATCGAATCCTACCGGTTGGGAGATAACATCGAAAACCTGATTCTGAAAGGAAATACGGCACTTTGGGGTACGGGCAACAGCCTCAACAACCAGATGGTAGGCAATGGGGAAAATAATGCTTTTGTCGGGATGGAGGGAAATGACAGCCTTTGGGGAAATGCAGGCGACGATCAACTCACGGGTAGTAGCGGTGATGACTTGATGGTGGGTGGCATTGGTAATGATACTTATTGGGTAGAAGATCGGGGCGACCGAGTAGTCGAAGATGCCGAAAGTGGCACGGATGCGGTTTTTGCCACCGTCAATTACGCCTTGAGCGCTAACGTCGAAAATTTGTACCTCTCTCCCCATAGTAGTGCAATCAGCGGATCGGGAAATGCGCTCAACAACTTCATCGGACTTGCGAATACAGGTTCTGATAGGTTCGGTGTCAGCGAGCAAAACCTGGGCTTATTCGGTTGGGATGGCGATGACACCCTCGAAGGCGGTTCGGGAAATGACGTATTGCATGGCGGTACGGGTAACGATTTGATGCGGGGCGGCGCGGGTGATGACACTTATACCGCAGACAGTTTGGGCGATATCGTTATCGAACAGCCCGATAATGGGATTGATACGGTGTTAGTGATTGCGAGCTATACGCTGCCCGATAACGTCGAAAATCTTACTGTGTCGAGCCTGTGGCACGAGGCGATCGATGGTACCGGCAATTCCCTGAATAATGTCATCACTGCTAACGATGGCGATAACAAACTCGATGGTGGCGATGGAGATGACACAATTTACAGTGAATGGGGTAACGATATTGTTTCCGGTGGCAACGGCAATGATGTTTTGTTCGGCACGGCCAGGATGTCCGAACTCTTATCGGGGAACGATGCCGATACCCTGACGGGAGGTGCAGGGGACGATCGCTTTGCCTACACCAGCTTCAACTTTGCTTACAATATCTCGAAAAATACAGGCGATATCATTACCGATTTTGCCAATGGCAATGATGTGTTGGATTTACGAGAACTGCTGGCTGGTGTGTACGCCAACGCACAGTATCTTATCGGCGATCCCATTGCCCAAGGCTTTCTGCGCTTGGTGGATGTGGGTGGCGATACGCAAGTGCAAATCGACTCAGATGGAACTGAGACTGCAAGTGGATTCACCACGTTAGTTACTGTTAAGGGGATTGCACCCGATGGGTTGAAGATCGGTCAAAATCTCCTGGTTCCGGCAACCACTACCATCATGCCAGCCCCAGCACCTGCCAGCGTAAATGCGATCGAGCTCGTACCGTCTTTGTGA
- a CDS encoding beta strand repeat-containing protein, with protein MTTFTVTNANDNESDPGSLRYAIKQANTQAGADTIIFDPLFFAIPRTIGLSAQLIVNDSLTITGTGVNNLTISGDANQNGSNDAGDVRLFFVNQGTVNFQNLTLANGRGKGGDGSGGGAGMGGALFINGGTVSVNNVTFSNNQAVGGNGISSVFGSGGGGFGGSGGNGGFGGGAGGGSFGGNGGSTTFTNFGGGGGGFMSGVISTDGGTTNNGGSGTGTIFSGNPAGNGGNGVNGPWQENGGIGGGVGGGGGGGGIGNIAGNGGSGGVGGGGGGGGVSVPNWGGFGGTGGDFGGGGGGGWGTAGGIGGSGGFGGGGGGGGRAFAEVSTSPFNLGGSGGNGGFGGGGGGGGSSRLGSGGIPGSGGSFGGKGGKGGDNTDGYDYSGGGGGGAGLGGAIFIRNGSLTLFNSRFLNNTATGGLGRIVAATSNAKSGNNGQGKGGAIFAVTPDLASAAGVALAPTVTAINTLPTFNGSSAGNSAGTATDNSDVFGSISVSVLPDAGVTFLVTNTNDSGAGSLRQAMLNANAHPGADTIAFQITNFIQIPLPFQKPILIPIAFTNPQTINLTSALPTITDTVTIDGWSQGGPGFQGAPRIELNGAASNSPIGLDIQASNSVIRGLAINSFSGESDNAAGIKLSNGAAKNWIYGNYIGTNLTGNLDRGNSGDGISIYPTAGTENRIGTNGDGLNDVAERNVISSNRGNGIAIKSNFKAIDNKLTIVAGNYIGIQADGVSPSGNLGNGVLIQNNANNTIGGIEPGTGNAIAYNNLAGIAVNSGTGNGISGNSIFNNNGLGIDLANDGVTPNDLNDTDTGANNLQNFPAITFAHSNGKKTEIQGTLNSTPNQQFRLEFFANSSLDPTGFGEGKTFLGSTIVTTDGSGKNSFNYTYGSSLPVGQFITATAIDPANNTSEFSKGFAIANRSPVAANDSAIADRKNPVNINVLSNDSDPDGDPLTIGIVTNPVNGTAVVNNNNTPDNPNDDFITYTANLGFNGGTESFSYQVSDGQGATATANVNLTFSASPPPTPPLPPTPPLPPTPTLPTPSFPPTPPLPPTPPLPPTPTPSPTPTPTPSFPPNPTFPTPSFPPNPTFPTPSFPGNPTLPTPPFPGNPTFPPSPTPTPSLSVPPLSIANQPPIAAGDSAIANAGSAIDIDVLANDSDPDGDPLTLSIFKTSDNGKAEVRHNGTPDDPKDDFVAYTPNPNFSGPDVFVYQISDGKGGTAVTKVEVTVDPNRSPIASGDAATVNAGSAIDINVLANDSEPDGDPLNLSIFRAASNGKAEVNNNGTPDNPQDDSITYTPNRDFSGDDIFLYQVSDGKGGTAVTKVEVTVKAVNKLPIASADSAIANQDSAIAIDVLSNDSDPDGDPLTLSIATNPSHGQALVKNGIPGAAIGDFILYTPNPNFHGADYLTYQVSDSQGGTATAKVNLTVNPVNTNPPITPLILSGTPDPDTLMGADGDDTIKDDGADDFIDGQGGNDLINGGLGNLDRIFGGTGDDTITDPDGVNDVRGGVGNDSINITFAETWDNNTNPNDAPSSEDKIIGGIGNDSITITMNDFRFFINIKGDEAASSNSDGNDVINLLGTYANSVVDMSGGDDTFNGGLGDDSVSGGDGNDTLIGGDGNDQLAGNAGNDFLTGGDSQDRFIFTSNSAFNTADFRSDRVADFTISTDQILLGQTAFGAITSAQIGFVNSDLEVETSTELIVYSRATGHLFFNQNGAQSGLGTGALFATLDDTPSLTVSDFQIVA; from the coding sequence ATGACTACTTTCACCGTCACCAACGCCAACGACAACGAAAGCGATCCCGGTTCCCTGCGATATGCCATCAAACAGGCTAATACTCAAGCTGGCGCAGACACAATTATCTTCGACCCCCTATTCTTTGCCATACCCAGGACGATCGGCCTTTCAGCGCAACTAATCGTCAACGACAGCCTCACCATCACAGGTACTGGAGTCAACAACCTCACTATCAGCGGCGATGCCAACCAAAACGGCAGCAACGACGCTGGTGATGTCCGCCTTTTCTTCGTCAACCAAGGCACTGTCAACTTCCAGAACCTCACCCTGGCAAATGGTCGGGGAAAGGGTGGCGACGGTAGTGGCGGTGGCGCTGGTATGGGCGGTGCGCTGTTCATCAATGGCGGTACCGTCAGCGTCAATAACGTCACCTTCTCAAATAACCAGGCAGTTGGTGGCAATGGCATCAGTAGTGTCTTTGGTAGTGGCGGTGGCGGCTTTGGTGGCAGTGGTGGCAACGGCGGTTTTGGTGGTGGTGCCGGTGGCGGTAGCTTTGGTGGCAACGGTGGCAGCACCACTTTTACCAATTTTGGTGGTGGCGGTGGTGGCTTCATGAGCGGTGTCATCTCCACAGACGGAGGTACTACTAATAATGGCGGTAGCGGTACAGGCACCATATTTAGCGGCAATCCAGCAGGCAATGGTGGCAATGGTGTCAACGGTCCCTGGCAGGAAAATGGCGGTATCGGCGGTGGTGTTGGTGGGGGTGGTGGCGGCGGCGGTATTGGCAACATTGCGGGAAATGGCGGCAGTGGTGGCGTTGGCGGTGGCGGTGGCGGTGGCGGTGTAAGTGTGCCCAATTGGGGTGGTTTTGGCGGCACGGGTGGCGACTTTGGAGGAGGTGGCGGCGGGGGTTGGGGTACTGCTGGTGGCATCGGTGGAAGCGGTGGCTTTGGCGGTGGCGGTGGAGGTGGCGGTCGCGCTTTCGCTGAAGTCAGCACCAGTCCCTTCAACCTTGGCGGATCGGGTGGTAACGGCGGCTTTGGGGGTGGCGGTGGCGGTGGCGGCAGCAGCAGATTAGGTTCTGGCGGCATTCCGGGTAGTGGGGGAAGCTTCGGTGGTAAGGGTGGCAAGGGCGGTGACAACACCGATGGCTATGATTATTCTGGCGGTGGTGGCGGTGGTGCTGGACTGGGGGGTGCGATTTTTATTCGCAATGGTTCCCTTACTCTATTCAACAGTCGATTTCTGAATAACACCGCAACAGGTGGGTTAGGCCGTATCGTCGCTGCGACTTCCAATGCCAAGTCGGGCAACAACGGTCAGGGAAAGGGCGGGGCAATTTTTGCCGTGACTCCTGACCTCGCCAGTGCGGCTGGGGTGGCGCTAGCTCCAACGGTGACAGCGATTAACACTCTACCTACCTTCAACGGCAGCAGTGCGGGCAATTCTGCGGGAACTGCCACCGATAATAGCGATGTTTTTGGCAGCATCAGCGTTTCTGTCCTGCCTGATGCTGGAGTGACTTTTTTGGTGACAAATACCAATGACAGCGGGGCTGGTTCGTTGCGACAGGCAATGCTTAATGCCAACGCTCATCCCGGTGCAGATACGATCGCATTCCAAATTACCAATTTCATCCAGATTCCATTACCATTCCAGAAGCCGATCCTGATTCCGATCGCATTTACCAACCCTCAAACTATCAACCTGACATCTGCTTTACCGACAATTACAGATACCGTCACGATCGACGGTTGGAGTCAAGGCGGCCCCGGTTTCCAGGGTGCGCCGCGAATTGAACTCAACGGCGCGGCATCGAATTCACCGATCGGACTGGACATTCAGGCAAGCAATTCTGTTATCCGAGGACTGGCAATTAACAGCTTTTCCGGCGAGTCCGACAATGCGGCTGGCATCAAACTATCTAATGGTGCAGCCAAAAACTGGATTTATGGCAACTATATCGGCACCAATTTAACTGGCAATCTCGATCGCGGTAACAGTGGGGATGGTATCTCGATCTATCCCACCGCCGGAACCGAAAATCGCATCGGCACGAACGGCGACGGATTGAATGATGTTGCCGAACGCAATGTTATTTCGAGCAATCGAGGTAACGGAATCGCGATTAAAAGCAACTTTAAGGCGATCGACAATAAGTTAACAATTGTAGCAGGCAACTACATCGGCATCCAAGCAGATGGAGTCAGTCCCTCGGGCAATCTAGGCAACGGTGTCTTGATTCAAAATAATGCTAATAATACGATCGGCGGTATAGAACCGGGAACTGGAAATGCGATTGCTTACAACAATTTAGCTGGAATAGCTGTTAACTCTGGCACTGGGAATGGCATTTCAGGCAATAGTATTTTCAACAATAATGGTTTGGGCATTGACTTAGCAAATGATGGAGTCACCCCTAACGATCTAAACGATACTGACACGGGTGCTAACAACCTCCAAAACTTTCCCGCCATCACTTTTGCCCACTCAAATGGCAAGAAAACTGAGATTCAAGGCACTCTCAATAGCACTCCAAATCAACAATTCCGGCTGGAATTCTTTGCTAACTCCAGTCTCGACCCAACTGGCTTTGGTGAAGGCAAAACATTCCTCGGTTCTACGATTGTCACTACGGACGGTAGCGGTAAAAATAGTTTCAACTATACCTATGGCAGTTCCCTACCCGTCGGTCAATTTATTACAGCAACGGCGATCGATCCTGCTAATAATACTTCGGAATTTTCTAAGGGATTTGCGATCGCCAACCGATCGCCTGTAGCAGCAAACGACAGCGCGATCGCCGATCGCAAAAATCCAGTCAATATTAACGTCCTGTCCAACGACAGCGACCCCGATGGCGACCCTCTGACGATCGGCATTGTTACCAATCCGGTGAATGGAACGGCAGTCGTTAATAATAACAACACGCCGGACAATCCCAATGATGATTTTATTACTTATACTGCCAATCTCGGATTTAATGGTGGCACAGAGAGCTTCAGCTATCAAGTCAGTGACGGTCAAGGGGCTACAGCAACAGCTAATGTCAACTTGACTTTCTCTGCCTCACCACCACCCACTCCGCCACTCCCGCCCACTCCGCCACTCCCGCCCACTCCGACATTGCCCACTCCGTCATTCCCGCCCACTCCGCCACTCCCACCCACTCCGCCACTCCCGCCCACTCCGACACCCTCTCCCACTCCGACACCCACTCCGTCATTCCCGCCCAATCCGACATTTCCCACTCCGTCATTCCCGCCCAATCCGACATTTCCCACTCCGTCATTCCCGGGCAATCCGACATTGCCCACTCCGCCATTCCCGGGCAATCCGACATTCCCGCCATCTCCGACACCGACACCCTCTCTCTCAGTCCCCCCTCTCTCGATCGCAAACCAGCCGCCGATCGCAGCGGGCGACAGTGCGATCGCCAATGCTGGCAGCGCGATCGATATCGATGTTTTGGCTAACGATAGCGACCCCGACGGCGACCCGCTGACTCTCAGCATTTTCAAGACTTCAGACAACGGCAAAGCAGAAGTCAGGCACAACGGTACGCCCGACGATCCGAAAGACGATTTCGTCGCCTACACCCCCAATCCCAACTTCAGCGGGCCGGATGTGTTTGTCTATCAAATCTCAGACGGTAAGGGAGGTACTGCTGTTACCAAAGTAGAAGTGACTGTCGATCCCAACAGATCGCCGATCGCATCTGGGGACGCTGCGACTGTAAATGCTGGCAGCGCGATCGATATTAACGTCCTCGCCAATGACAGCGAACCGGATGGCGACCCCCTGAACCTCAGCATTTTCAGGGCCGCAAGCAACGGTAAAGCAGAAGTCAACAACAACGGTACGCCGGACAATCCACAAGACGATTCCATCACCTACACTCCCAATCGCGACTTTAGCGGGGATGATATCTTTTTGTATCAAGTCTCAGACGGTAAGGGAGGTACGGCTGTTACCAAGGTTGAGGTGACAGTTAAAGCAGTCAACAAATTGCCGATCGCGAGCGCAGATAGTGCGATCGCAAATCAAGACTCGGCGATTGCGATCGATGTTTTGTCCAACGACAGCGATCCAGATGGCGATCCGCTGACTCTCAGCATTGCCACCAATCCGTCTCATGGTCAGGCTTTGGTGAAAAATGGCATACCGGGCGCGGCGATCGGTGATTTCATCCTTTATACCCCCAATCCTAACTTCCACGGCGCGGACTATTTAACTTATCAAGTCAGTGACAGTCAAGGAGGTACGGCAACAGCTAAGGTCAACCTCACCGTCAATCCGGTTAATACAAACCCCCCGATTACCCCTTTGATTCTCAGCGGTACTCCCGATCCAGATACACTGATGGGCGCGGACGGCGACGACACCATCAAAGACGACGGCGCGGATGATTTCATTGATGGCCAGGGCGGCAATGACCTCATCAACGGCGGTTTAGGCAATCTCGATCGCATTTTCGGCGGAACTGGCGACGACACCATTACCGACCCCGACGGCGTAAATGATGTTCGAGGCGGTGTTGGTAATGACAGCATCAACATCACCTTTGCTGAAACCTGGGACAACAACACCAATCCCAACGATGCACCGAGTTCCGAGGACAAAATTATCGGCGGCATCGGTAACGACAGCATTACTATTACCATGAACGACTTTCGCTTCTTTATCAACATCAAGGGCGATGAAGCTGCGAGTTCCAATTCTGATGGTAATGATGTAATTAACTTGTTGGGAACCTACGCCAATTCAGTTGTTGACATGTCCGGTGGCGACGACACATTTAATGGTGGCTTAGGTGATGACAGTGTTTCCGGTGGCGATGGCAATGATACGCTGATTGGTGGCGATGGCAACGACCAACTTGCAGGGAATGCAGGCAATGACTTTCTAACTGGTGGTGATAGTCAAGATCGGTTTATTTTTACATCGAACAGTGCTTTTAATACTGCTGATTTTAGGAGCGATCGCGTTGCTGATTTTACCATTAGTACCGATCAAATTCTCTTAGGTCAAACTGCATTCGGAGCAATTACTTCTGCTCAGATTGGCTTTGTAAATAGCGATTTAGAAGTAGAAACCAGCACGGAATTAATTGTTTACAGTCGCGCCACGGGCCACTTATTCTTCAACCAGAATGGGGCACAATCTGGTTTGGGAACGGGTGCGCTATTTGCCACGCTTGACGATACCCCGTCCCTGACAGTCAGCGACTTCCAGATTGTTGCTTAA
- the cobA gene encoding uroporphyrinogen-III C-methyltransferase — translation MNRRGTEEVKEERKMSLGKVYLVGAGPGDPGLMTLKGKALLECADVVIYDALVSPQILAAINPQAERIDAGKRKGRHSLMQDETTQLMIEKAGDRAIVVRLKGGDPFIFGRGGEEMEELVKAGVSVEVVPGVTSGIAAPAYAGIPLTHRSYSSSVTFVTGHESAGKYRPEVNWQAIACGSETIVVYMGIHNLPYIIGQLTAAELSPETPVALVRWGTRPEQEELIGTLGTIVEQVEAVGFAAPAIAVIGNVVNLHGLLSGCRPVYQTVEQAGK, via the coding sequence ATGAACCGCAGAGGCACAGAAGAGGTAAAGGAAGAAAGAAAAATGTCTTTAGGAAAAGTGTATTTAGTAGGTGCGGGGCCCGGAGATCCGGGTTTAATGACCTTGAAGGGAAAAGCTCTGTTAGAGTGTGCCGATGTGGTGATTTACGACGCTTTAGTCAGCCCTCAAATTTTGGCAGCAATCAACCCCCAAGCAGAACGAATTGATGCCGGGAAACGCAAAGGCCGCCACTCGTTAATGCAAGATGAAACAACTCAGTTAATGATAGAAAAAGCTGGAGATCGTGCGATCGTAGTTCGTCTCAAAGGCGGCGATCCGTTTATCTTCGGCCGCGGCGGTGAAGAAATGGAAGAGTTGGTAAAAGCTGGAGTGTCAGTAGAAGTCGTCCCCGGCGTAACTTCTGGGATTGCGGCCCCTGCTTATGCGGGAATTCCTTTAACACACCGATCGTACAGTTCCTCTGTCACCTTTGTCACCGGTCACGAATCAGCGGGAAAATATCGACCGGAGGTAAATTGGCAGGCGATCGCCTGCGGCTCCGAAACCATTGTAGTATACATGGGAATCCACAATTTGCCTTACATTATCGGCCAGTTGACAGCAGCCGAATTGAGTCCAGAAACGCCCGTAGCATTAGTGCGCTGGGGAACGCGGCCGGAACAAGAAGAATTGATCGGGACTTTGGGTACAATTGTAGAGCAAGTTGAGGCGGTCGGATTTGCAGCACCTGCGATCGCAGTAATCGGAAATGTCGTCAATTTGCACGGCTTATTGTCTGGATGTCGCCCTGTTTATCAAACTGTAGAACAAGCGGGAAAATAG
- a CDS encoding sirohydrochlorin chelatase, whose translation MKLRSTYLLVSHGSRDPRPQQALENLGQLLSQNWADSFPAVATATLELGPAPLHEQICSFGERTLSLGLTQLQILPVFLLPGVHVAEDIPAEVEIAQQAFGDKLKISLRPHLGSQEAGLTKLVKSQMEEVTFLPNLLPPKWILLSHGSRRPGGNSTVEEIASQLGALTAYWSVKPSLEEQIDSLVRGGQQQIGIVPYFLFNGGITDAIAKNVAQLKQQFPAAELHLANPLGPSVQLADLIGNLIQK comes from the coding sequence TTGAAATTGCGATCGACTTATTTATTAGTTTCTCACGGCAGCCGCGACCCCAGACCCCAACAAGCTTTGGAAAACCTCGGTCAACTGCTGTCTCAAAATTGGGCTGACTCGTTCCCCGCAGTAGCAACTGCCACCTTAGAACTCGGGCCCGCACCGCTGCACGAACAAATTTGCAGTTTTGGCGAACGTACCCTGTCGCTGGGACTGACACAATTGCAAATCCTGCCTGTATTTTTATTGCCGGGAGTTCACGTCGCCGAAGACATACCGGCAGAGGTGGAAATTGCCCAACAAGCTTTTGGTGACAAGCTAAAAATTTCATTGCGCCCGCATTTAGGTTCCCAGGAAGCAGGCTTAACAAAATTGGTAAAAAGTCAGATGGAAGAGGTGACTTTTCTCCCCAATCTGCTACCGCCAAAATGGATTTTATTATCTCACGGCAGCCGTCGGCCCGGAGGTAACTCGACAGTTGAGGAAATCGCCAGCCAACTCGGTGCGCTGACAGCTTATTGGTCGGTAAAGCCGAGTTTGGAAGAGCAAATAGACAGTTTGGTTCGTGGTGGACAGCAGCAAATAGGAATTGTGCCATACTTCTTATTTAATGGAGGAATTACAGATGCGATCGCCAAAAATGTCGCACAGCTAAAGCAGCAATTTCCTGCGGCGGAACTTCATCTCGCAAATCCTCTAGGGCCAAGTGTACAATTAGCAGACTTAATTGGGAATTTAATTCAAAAATGA
- a CDS encoding manganese catalase family protein translates to MFFHKKQLMAAVTVDEANPRFAQLLLEQFGGATGELTAALQYWVQSFHCEDAGIKDMLQDIAIEEFSHLEMVGKLIEMHTKNVDQTEAYKSTLFAVRGVGPHLLDSQGQAWTGAYVNEGGDVVRDLRANIGAEAGARQTYEELIKLAPDTGTKKTLHFLLTREISHTEMFMKALEALGKLTDPMFGNIPPDSTVDLYFNLSTNGKDERGPWNSEPTFKYIADPAPKG, encoded by the coding sequence ATGTTTTTTCACAAAAAACAATTAATGGCTGCGGTGACAGTAGACGAAGCCAACCCCCGTTTTGCCCAATTGCTGCTAGAACAGTTTGGCGGAGCAACAGGAGAACTGACAGCAGCTTTGCAATACTGGGTGCAGTCCTTTCACTGTGAAGATGCAGGGATTAAGGATATGCTCCAAGATATTGCAATAGAAGAATTCAGCCACTTAGAAATGGTGGGCAAACTCATCGAAATGCACACCAAAAACGTTGACCAAACAGAAGCTTATAAAAGCACTTTGTTTGCCGTGCGCGGTGTAGGCCCGCACTTGTTGGACAGCCAAGGTCAAGCTTGGACTGGTGCTTATGTCAACGAAGGCGGCGATGTGGTGCGCGATTTGCGCGCTAATATCGGTGCGGAAGCAGGAGCTCGCCAAACCTACGAAGAGTTGATTAAACTAGCACCGGATACGGGAACGAAAAAGACCCTGCACTTTCTGCTGACTCGCGAAATTTCTCACACTGAAATGTTCATGAAAGCTCTGGAAGCGCTGGGTAAACTCACCGATCCGATGTTCGGCAATATTCCCCCAGATTCCACTGTAGATCTATACTTTAACTTGTCAACTAATGGCAAGGACGAACGCGGCCCTTGGAACTCGGAACCTACTTTTAAATACATTGCCGATCCCGCTCCCAAAGGTTAA